One Sulfurimonas sp. HSL-3221 genomic window, ACCAACGTGCGTCGCGCGATCAGTGTGACGGACTGGAAGATGTATCTGCTGGAGGAGCAGGGGTGGTTCGAGAGCAGCATGGAGTACCTCGACGCGTTTCACGCGGACGTGACGCAGAAGGTGCATGTCTTTTCGGCCAATGCGGATCAGCAGTTGTCCAGCTGGGGCGGGCGCGAATCGAAAAAAAAACGCCGCAGGGTCCCCCGGGACGGCAATGCCAGCGAAGGGCTCTCAGACTACTTTAACGAGCTCTTCCATGACGATACCTACTTGTACAGCGGTGAGGAGAGCTACCTGATCCTGCGCGGCGGGGCTGAGTATAACAAGGAGGAGGGGTGGAAGTTCCTCAACAACATCCGCTTCGCGATGAAACTGCCCCATACCCAGGAACAGCTGCAGATCTTTGTCGGCGACCCGCTGGTGGACAAAGACAAGGATGTCATCTCCGAAAACGGCCAGATCAACGAAACGACGGGCGTCGGGGCGCGCTACTTCCTGCCGGATTTTCTCAGAGACGTCAAAGCGAGCGTTTCCGCCGGTTTCCGGGGGTTGACCAACCCTTTCACGCAGGGGCGCATCGAATACCGCATGAACTTCTATGACTGGCTGATCCGGCCGGTGCAGTATGTGGATTACTCCGTCAAGAGATTGTTCTACGAAGAGACCGACCTCTATTTCGACCGCCGTATCTCCAAAGAGGAGCTGGTGCGTCTGCAGCTGCAGCGATCAACCGAGACGGAAAGAGAAGGTATGGCGTACATGACGTCGCTCTCCTATTTCAATACGGTGCGCTTTGGCACCGGGTTCAGGACCTTTGTGTCAGCGTCGGGCCGGACGGTGGTTGACAACCCCCAGAGCGCCGACACGAACGTCACCACAGTCGAAATGACCCCGGGCATCTACCGGTACAGCATCGGTCTCGGCTGGAAACAGGCGTTCGCGCGTCGATGGATCTTTTACGAGGTCATCCCCCGTATTGACTACGACATGCAGTACAACTGGCGGCCGAATTACGTCTGCCAGTTCTGGCTGGAGCTCTATTTCGGCGATACCTGAGCCAGCAGTTTTTTCATCAGTTCGATGTGGTAGCTCTCCTGGAAGTTGATGAAGTCGAAAAAGGCGGAGAGCTCCTCATCCCTGACCGCTTCGGCGAGGGAGCGGCACTGCTCTTTGGCATTCTCCTCCTCGGCGATGCCGTTGCGGATAAAGGCATCGAGATCGTTGATCTTGTAGGTCCGTTCATCCAGGGGACGGGGCAGGGCGAGGATCCCCATCTGCGCCATCATGTTCCCGAAGGACTTCAAGTGGAACTGCGACTCGTCGATCAGGTCCTGGTAGATGTCTCGCTCGAGCAGGTTGCCGCTTTCGTTCTGCATATAGGCGTAGATGAGGATCAGCTCGTACTCTTTGTAGGACTCCTCGAACAAAAAGAGGGTCAGCGCGTCGGTCTGGGGTTGGTCGAGGGATTTTCCCGGCAGGGTGCGGTGGCGGTCGAAGGCGGTGACGGGGGCATCGGCTCCGGGGCGGCAGCGCAGGGCCTCCAGCCTTGCGATGAGGTATTCGTCGTCGGTGATCATCCGCGCCGAGAGCGCCGAATCAGGATAGAAGGCCATGGTGGCCTTGACGGTGCCGATGAGTGCCTGTAGGGCTTCGGAATTGTTGGCGGGCTGGCCGAGGTCGACGTCGCGGTCATAGGTGTATGCGGTTCCCTTTTCCGCCAGGGCGCGCGCGATCCAGCGCATATGCCGGAAGGCGATCTGGGCATGGTCGTAGAGCTCGGACTTTACCGCGTCGTCTTCGAGCATGAAGGAGGTGAAGAGGATGTTCAGCCAGAGGGCGTGTTTATGTTTGAAAACGTCCGGTGTCACTTCGTCTCCTCCGTGGCGCAGCTGCTGGCGATCGGGAGCCGGTGCAGCTCCTCCTCCCCGCCCTGCGTCCGGTGTGCCAGGTTCTGCAGGGCGGCATTGAAGGCCGTCAGGACGAGCTCCGAGCAGGCCCGCTGCTTTTCGGGGGCGTCGGCGACCTTCTCCTCCATCTTGTGCATAATAGTCGTGGCTTCGTCGATGCCCGCGCCTTTGACCATTTCGGTAAAGACGGAACCGAGCACGACCGTGTCCTGACAGCCGTTGGTCGCAAAGGCGATCTCGTTGACCGCAGCGGTGTCTTTGCCCAGGTAGAGGATGACATACTCGCCGCTTCGCTCGTCGTAGCCTATGCCGACCCCGCCCGGGTCATCCAGTTTGCCGTAGTTTTTCGGCGCCATCATATGTTCGATGATCTCGTCGCTCAGTTCCATTTCCACCCCCTCCGTGTACTTCTTGTGATATTATTCTAACCTTAATATGCTTGAAGGAGCGCACTGCGCGCTGCTTCTGCGAAGGAGATGCACTGAGTCGCCGCAAACCCGTCAAAGATAACGGTTTTACCGCCGAAGATTTTCTTGTCACGACCCCCGAAGAGATGCAGCGCCGCGGCTGGGAACAGCTCGACGTCATCCTCGTTAGCGGGGACGCCTATATCGATTCGCCCTTTATCGGCGTGGCGATGGTGGGGCGCATTCTCGAGCGCGAGGGGTACCGTGTCGGCATCATCGGACAGCCGG contains:
- a CDS encoding iron-sulfur cluster assembly scaffold protein, whose translation is MELSDEIIEHMMAPKNYGKLDDPGGVGIGYDERSGEYVILYLGKDTAAVNEIAFATNGCQDTVVLGSVFTEMVKGAGIDEATTIMHKMEEKVADAPEKQRACSELVLTAFNAALQNLAHRTQGGEEELHRLPIASSCATEETK
- a CDS encoding iron-binding protein; amino-acid sequence: MTPDVFKHKHALWLNILFTSFMLEDDAVKSELYDHAQIAFRHMRWIARALAEKGTAYTYDRDVDLGQPANNSEALQALIGTVKATMAFYPDSALSARMITDDEYLIARLEALRCRPGADAPVTAFDRHRTLPGKSLDQPQTDALTLFLFEESYKEYELILIYAYMQNESGNLLERDIYQDLIDESQFHLKSFGNMMAQMGILALPRPLDERTYKINDLDAFIRNGIAEEENAKEQCRSLAEAVRDEELSAFFDFINFQESYHIELMKKLLAQVSPK